The Triticum aestivum cultivar Chinese Spring chromosome 5A, IWGSC CS RefSeq v2.1, whole genome shotgun sequence genomic sequence TCTTCAGTTCCAGTTAGAATTGATGTATCTATACTCTTTATAATTGATGTAATCAAATTGGTTGCTTCAAATTTTGTTCGGGTATGTGCTTTCACTGATTACCTTAATGCCAGTAATTCATGATTTTCGCTTCATATATGAAATGATTTGGCTGCTCTTGTTTAATATCCTTCAGTACACCTGTAAGTTCTATAGCAAATGGTTGTAAGCAGTCTCGGTTCGACTAACAATATTGATAGATACCAAATAGTGCTACCAATCATCAATGTCAACTATCCCAACTCTATATTAGTTCTAGCAAATAATCTGATAGAAAATAATCGATTTCAGAAAAAATCTGCAAAACTTGTAAGTTTACACAATTCTGTTGTTTTAATCTTTGCACTAAGAATTTCCATGCCTATATTTTTATAGGTATTCTTAGCAATTCGGATTGTACACTGAAATTTAGGTGCTTTTGGAGAGCTTACTGTACAATAAAATTATCTACCTTGCAACATCATTTATACTTCATGTTTGGGGTTCTATTCATGAGCACTAGGCACTTCCCGACACTGCCACAATTATTCTAGAACCTCTTTAAATTTGCAATTGTCATCAGACCATGTCACGTGTCCAGTACAGGTTTTCCAGTCAACTATTCAGATTATTGACTTTGGACGATATTTTCAGTCCTACTGAGTTTGCAAAGGACGCGCCAGGCCAAGATTAATTACAATTTTTGTAAATTACATCGATTTATTCATGTACCTGCTCCTTAAATTATACTGATTCAATCATAGAAATTTCAGGTCTTTCTTCGAGTGTCCGGAAAAATGATTCAACGCGCGTTTGCCAGAAACTGTAGAAACACGTGTTGAGCATGTCAGTCTATGCATGGGCAGGAGTGAACCTGTAGATTATGCTGGAGACAGTATCCAAAAAAAGTCTTCGAGAtggcgttgctgctgctgctgctccagtgCTCCTTCTATGGGCAAAGTGGAGGCTGTAGTTCGAGGACTTCAAGGAGGAAAGGAAGACATGATTGCTTCTTGGAGAGGTGAGTTGTTTCCTTGCAGAAAAAAAAATCTTTAGAGTTGTTTGACTGAACCTTTTCCACTGTCATTGTTATGTTGAAATAAAAAAACTTGCATGAATTGTTATTGGTCACTCAATGCCGGAGCCGTTGTTGGTTAATTAGAAATTGGATTGTACTCCAAGAGTCCATAAGATGTCATTTCCATATGTGGTAGCTAATTTCAGAACTTGGCAACATTTTTCTAAATATAGGGCTGGGCAGTATGAGCCAACCACAGGGgaggatatttcaagagaataaACTGATTGTAGTTGCCAAATTGGTATTAGTAAGTTGCTGTTCCAACTTCCTAGAGAACCACAGGGGTTCTTTTCTAAAAATGCTTCTAATGCGTAATTCATCTAAGGAGTGTTTTAGTGTTGTGATTCAGCCCTCCTGCAAGCGGTCATTGTGGAGCTTTCCATTGCCTCCGGCGAATGTCATCTCCCAGCTTGTGGCCTTGCCCCCAAGTTTTTTCTTACTGTAGTACGCCGCAAATGATTTTCTATTGGTTATTTTAACTGATCACAACATTCCAAATAGAAAGCGTGATAATAAGATTGCCCCTTTTGTGTTTTCTACAAAAAGTAGCCTCCATGCTTCTCAAATCTGGGTGTTGTTTTCTCCAGAGGCTTTCATTTACAGAGAAGCACATCAATGAAGAAAAAAGGTGTGGTGAAAGGCAATCTGTTTCAGGTACATACTCTGTACTGATTAAAACATACGAGCAAGGTTGCCAAAATGATATTCTATCTCAAAATGTTTTCTAAAACCTGACCTCATAAATTTTGTTGTCTTATTCATATTTGTTCTCCACCGCTTTTTGTCCATAGCTTTTGGTCTCattctcttcattgtgttgggatTTTACAAGCATTGAGCAGTCACATGGCAAGTATAAGGGACATCCTCACTGCAACAGAGAGGTTGAAATAAGAAGTTGAGGTGATCAATCAAGGCAATAAATTGTATCATATTCTTCTGAATGAAGAGGTACCTATCCCCACTGTTTCAAAATCGAATATCGGAATGGTGCTTTGGTTTTTTTACTCTTATTTGTTGCAGCGCATCGCGACGATGACGAGCACTTGTGTTTTTGACATGCTGCACGTCTGTTTTTGTCGACCTTTGATTCATGTATATATGTAAATTCTATGGAAATGTATCATATGAAATGTGAATTCATAACTCTATGGTTGATGTAATCTTTATTATGTATATTCTCAGTAATGAAATACATATTAATATGAAATTATTTTTTCAttcatttcttatttttcctaACGGTTATAACATACTAGGATATATCACTCCCTGCGTTGCCAAACCGTTTTTTTAGACACTAATTTGCCAAAACTGACACCCACATAACCATTGCTCATGTTTGAACTATGAAGTCATCACTTAAATATCCCACTAAGTTTTTTTGCATGGTttgacgtgcattgcacgtgcacaattactagtactccctccttccatctatatagggcctaatgcgtttcttaagaccgcctttgactattgaaaagattaatagtacatgacatgcataatgtgaaaattatatcattgaaagctcctttcacacatgaaTTTGACGGTGtgttttgtgtaagttgcatgtcatatattattgctctaacatttggtcaaagttagccttgaaaaatgcattaggccttaTATAGATGAAAGGAGGGAGTAGCAACCAGTCACCGCTCTTAACAAGAAAGATTGACATTTATCTTTGTTGTACGGGATTCTTCCTTGTATTCACAATTTTTTAATTTTTACTTTTATTCTATCACCCCATAATTTCTTTAAGACCTCGTAACATTAAATGCCAGAGATATCAATACTACATTATATAACAAGTTCCCTTTCTATTCCATTCCTAACATGGGGAGGTTCCTTTATTTTACTATTTGTTTCCGTTATCTGATGGTAGTGAAAAAGAAAATATAACAAGTTTTATTGCATTCTCTAGTTGGCGTGGAACTACATAAAAGAAGAATTCCTATGATCGCCTTATTTTACCAACCATTCTACGTGGCTAAATAAGTCTCATAGTATATTCCTACAGCTTCACACTGATGATGTGCTCGGAGGCTGCTGACCCCGCATCCACCGTCATGGTGTGGGACACGGCCGTCGTCTGCGAAGGGTGGTCCACCGTTAACTTGTAATCGCCGTGGGCGAGGTCGAGCTCGAGCATTCCATTCGCGTCGGTGGCGGCGGACGTCTTGTGCGTCTTCCACTCGGCGATGAGCTTGTCGACGAGGTCGCCGACGGGTAGGTTCTTGAAGCTGTTGTCGGTGAGGCACATGACGTAGCATCCGTAGGGGTGCCACGCGGCCCACATGACGATGCCCTGCACGCCCGGGTGGCCGTAGGCTTCCCTTAGCACCTGCTCGAGGAACTTGACCTGGTTGGGGCCCTTGACGACGTCGACCTCGGTCATCCACATGGGCAGCTTGAGCTGCGCGAGCGTGTCGAGGGCGCCCCTGACGTAGGGGAGGTTGGGCGTGGTGAAGTGGCTCTCGAGCCCGACACCGAACTTGAAGCCGGCGTTGCCAGGGTAGCCCTGAATGAGCTTCATCTTGGCGACGTACTTGGTGGGCGTGCCGTTGGGGTCCATGGGCTGCTCCAGCGTGTTGAACTCGTTCATGAAGAGGACGGCGGTGTGGTCGATCTGGCCGACCTGCTGGTAGATCATGGGCGACGCGCTGGGGCCGAGCTTGGTCTCGAAGAAGTTGAAGTGCAGGTTCTCGTTCACCACGTCCCAGTGGATGAGCTTCCCGGCGTAGCGCGACACCACGTTCTTGAGCCGCTTCTGCATGGCCGCCTTGAGCTGGTTCAGGTTCATCGGCATCACCCACTTGAGCTGCGAGCTCTGGTCGTCCCAGAACACGTTGTGCCCGCGCACCTTGACGCCGTACTTCTGGGCCAGCGCCAGCATGGCGTCCGGGGTGCGGTAGTCCTCCTGGTTCTGGACCCACTCCGTGCCGTACCACTTCATCTCGTTCTCCATGGTGGCCACCGTGAAGCGCGAGAAGAACCACTTCTCGTACGCCGGGTTGCCCAGGATCTCCTTGGTCATCGCGTTGCCGAACGGGAACCCGGCGCGGAGTTGCTGGATGCTCACGTTGGCGTTCGCCATCGGCTGCCCGTCGGGGCCCCTGGCGACGATCTTCACCGTGCTCCGGCGGGCCTTGTTGGCGGACTGGCGAGCGTGGGCGTTCCATTCCTCGAAAGAGAAGGGCTGCAGGGAGACGCTGTCCACCCAGATGTCCACCGGAGCGTCACTCTCGAAGAAGACCTCGCCTTGCCCGTAGTGATAGGCGCGCGCGGTCATGCCGCCCTTGAGCATGGTCCAGCAGCCGGACTGGGCGTCGATGGCGCCGGCGGTGATGTTCTCGCCGTTGGGGGCCTTGACCACCGCACGCACGTGGGCCGTGCCGGCCGACACCCGCAGCCATGCTGCACACGCGGAACACCAAGATGAACTTGGTCACATGCACTGCATCATGCACACCTACGTACGTTACGTACATTCGGTATGGAATGTATATATATACCTGATAGCGAGTAGTGAGTGTCGCCCTTCATCTGGATTTTCTGGTAGACGCTGTGGGACGGCGAGGCGGCCACGGCGCCGGTGCCCAACGGCAGTGGCGTAGCtagggggtggccagggtggtccatggaccaccctggaatttcccCATAGTGTATTAAAAATATATTTCTTTGAAAATAAATAAACTTATGTAAATATTTCTATTGGTGGACCACCCTGACTTATTGGGCTGGCTACGCCACTGCCCAACGGGGAGCTGCTCGCGCCCTGCACCACGGCGAACTTGTTGCCGGAGGCCGACT encodes the following:
- the LOC123103550 gene encoding endo-1,4-beta-xylanase 4; this encodes MRNFVEKLVLSLLWISLLQGCIVQSVEYDHTASIECLGDPMKPLYKGGIIQNGEFNNGLMGWSTRRDIKAGVRKSASGNKFAVVQGASSSPLGTGAVAASPSHSVYQKIQMKGDTHYSLSAWLRVSAGTAHVRAVVKAPNGENITAGAIDAQSGCWTMLKGGMTARAYHYGQGEVFFESDAPVDIWVDSVSLQPFSFEEWNAHARQSANKARRSTVKIVARGPDGQPMANANVSIQQLRAGFPFGNAMTKEILGNPAYEKWFFSRFTVATMENEMKWYGTEWVQNQEDYRTPDAMLALAQKYGVKVRGHNVFWDDQSSQLKWVMPMNLNQLKAAMQKRLKNVVSRYAGKLIHWDVVNENLHFNFFETKLGPSASPMIYQQVGQIDHTAVLFMNEFNTLEQPMDPNGTPTKYVAKMKLIQGYPGNAGFKFGVGLESHFTTPNLPYVRGALDTLAQLKLPMWMTEVDVVKGPNQVKFLEQVLREAYGHPGVQGIVMWAAWHPYGCYVMCLTDNSFKNLPVGDLVDKLIAEWKTHKTSAATDANGMLELDLAHGDYKLTVDHPSQTTAVSHTMTVDAGSAASEHIISVKL